One genomic window of Stigmatella ashevillena includes the following:
- a CDS encoding DUF6310 domain-containing protein: protein MATERRPECKPIPVPHAGKDDPHDECADKFPPNRYPGMDVLVGGVRFDALQVGVRVLWEIKTHQFDTYPDFIRRREIEKELEQIEKEQDAAAACGYGYVIGVSTQAHKDALLREDRTLDIVVTGCKR, encoded by the coding sequence GTGGCTACGGAGCGCCGCCCAGAGTGCAAGCCCATTCCAGTGCCGCACGCGGGCAAAGATGATCCGCATGACGAGTGCGCCGATAAGTTTCCGCCCAACCGTTATCCCGGAATGGACGTGCTCGTGGGCGGTGTGCGCTTCGATGCGCTGCAAGTTGGCGTGCGCGTGCTGTGGGAGATCAAGACCCATCAATTCGACACGTACCCTGACTTCATCCGGAGGCGGGAGATTGAGAAGGAGCTGGAGCAAATAGAAAAGGAGCAAGACGCGGCGGCGGCATGCGGATATGGCTACGTGATTGGGGTGAGCACCCAAGCGCACAAAGACGCGCTGCTGCGAGAGGACCGGACCCTCGATATTGTCGTCACGGGGTGCAAACGATGA
- a CDS encoding 3-hydroxybutyrate dehydrogenase has product MGEMSQKCAVVTGAANGIGLAVAQALSAQGVRVLMADLDEERGQAAARELPNALFQRADIASREDCRALVGRAEREWGRVDILVNNAGLQHVSPLEDFPEDRWEHLLRIMLIGPFLLTKYALPLMYARRWGRIINMSSLHGLVASPYKSAYVSAKHGLMGLTKTVALEAADKGVTVNAVCPSYVRTPLVEKQIADQARVHGLTETEVIEKVMLAPAAVKRLLEPSEVAAYVMFLCSEAAGGVTGGAQVIDCGWTAR; this is encoded by the coding sequence ATGGGTGAGATGTCGCAGAAGTGCGCGGTGGTGACAGGGGCGGCCAATGGGATCGGACTCGCGGTGGCTCAGGCGCTGAGCGCCCAGGGCGTCCGGGTGCTGATGGCGGATCTGGACGAGGAGCGCGGCCAGGCAGCCGCCCGCGAGCTGCCGAATGCCCTCTTTCAGCGCGCGGACATTGCCTCACGCGAGGACTGCCGTGCGCTCGTGGGTCGCGCGGAGCGGGAGTGGGGGCGGGTGGACATCCTGGTCAACAACGCGGGTCTCCAGCACGTCTCGCCCTTGGAGGACTTTCCGGAGGACCGATGGGAGCACCTCCTGCGCATCATGCTGATCGGCCCCTTCCTCCTGACGAAGTACGCCCTGCCGTTGATGTACGCCCGGCGTTGGGGGCGCATCATCAACATGTCCTCGCTGCATGGGCTGGTGGCCTCCCCCTACAAGTCCGCCTACGTCTCAGCCAAGCATGGCTTGATGGGGCTGACGAAGACGGTCGCGCTGGAGGCCGCGGACAAGGGGGTCACGGTGAACGCAGTCTGCCCCAGCTATGTGCGGACGCCGCTGGTGGAGAAGCAGATCGCGGACCAGGCGCGGGTCCATGGGCTGACTGAGACCGAGGTCATCGAGAAGGTGATGCTGGCGCCCGCGGCGGTGAAGCGGCTGCTGGAGCCGAGTGAGGTGGCCGCCTACGTGATGTTCCTCTGCTCCGAGGCCGCCGGGGGTGTCACTGGCGGGGCGCAGGTCATCGACTGCGGGTGGACGGCGCGTTAG